From Paraburkholderia sprentiae WSM5005:
GGTCAGATTGACGCCACGTTTGCGGGACTTTCTGTTGAGCTACGCGTATCCGGGCAATATCCGTGAATTGCGCAACGTGATGTACCGCATTTCATGTCTGGCGGGAGAGATGGCCGACGTCGAGCATTTGCCGCTCGACATGCGGCCCGCTGCGCCCGGCTCGGCGCCGGCGCCGGCGCAGGTGGATGGCGGGCAGGCGAGCGGCGAGCAGCCGATCAGTGTCGCGAACCTGATGTCGTTGAGCGACGCGAAGCGGGCGGCCAGCGACGACGCCGAAAAAGCATTCCTCGAACGCGGACTGCGTGAAGTTGGCGGGACCGTCGCCGAACTGGCACGGCGCATCGATATGAATCGCTCGCACTTGCAGATGCTGCTGAAAAAGCACGGCCTGCACTCAAAGGATTTCCGCAATCGCAATGCGCCGCCCACGAAGAACGGCGCGAACGAGCGCGACGAGGAAGACGACGAAGGCTAATGAGGATTCAGCGAAACGCTCGCCCGAAGACGATCAAGGCGCCGGATTCCGCAAGGTGTTGTCCGCCGCATTCGGGTCCTGCGCTTCGACGACCACTGCGGTAATGTTGTCGCGCCCGCCGCGCGCGAGCGCGAGCTCGACGAGTTCGCAACATGCGTTTTCGCGCTCCGCCGACGTCAGCACGTCGGCGATCTCGTCGTCGCTCAGTTCATTGCTGAGACCGTCGCTGCACAACAGGAACACGTCGCCGTCGGCGACTTCGATCGCATCGTCGTCGAGTTCGAGCAGATCCGTCGCGCCGACCGCGCGCGTGATCATGTGCTGCGCGGGGTGATGGCGCGCCTCTTCGTCGGTGATCACCCCGAGCGAGCGCAACTCCTCGACCTGGCTGTGATCGCGCGTCAGTTGCCGCAACTGTCCCGCGCGGTACAGATAAATGCGGCTGTCGCCGGCCCACACGTAACCGCAGAAGCGATCGCAGGCAAGCAGCGCGACCACGGTGCTGCCGATGCGCTGCACCTGGCGGCGCGCGGCTTCGTCGCGCAATTGACGGTTCGCGATTTGCAGCCGCGCGCGTGCATCGGCAATCAGCGTTCTGAGGCCCTGCGGCTCGGCCAGCGTGGTCAACGCGTCGATCACGGTGCGGCTCGCAAGGTCGCCGACCGCGTGCCCGCCCATCCCATCGGCGACGGCCCAGCGTCCCGCTTCGGGCTCGTCGAGGCAGGCGTCTTCATTGATTTCGCGCACCCGTCCCGCGTCGGAACGCGCAGACGATGTCCAGAGAAATTGGCTCGCGCAGGTCACAACGGCTACACCATGTCGTTTCTGTTGCGTGCGTCCGGAGACACGTTGAGGTTCGCGTTCGCGCCGGTGTTGCGTACGTCGACCGACTGAAACTGGTTGATCATCTGGTTAGCATAGAAGTTGTTGGAGACCTCGTACAGATTGACCACGGGCCCGATGCTCGGCGTTTGCGGCACATAGGGCTGAATCCAGCCATAGATCCACGGCGCGCCGCCGCCACCGCGAATCGCCGCCATCGCTTTGCGATCGAGCGCGAGGTTCAAAGAGAGGTCGTTCAATTTGATGCAGGACATGTCGTTCTCCGGTTGGCCGCATGCGCAATGCGCGCGGCTGAATGGACTCTGCCCGGGACGCTGCAAACACCATGCCAATCAGCAACGGATTGCAGCCTAAGCGCGCCGCGCGTTGACTGGCGCGCCTTTGCGCAGTTCGACCCCGCGCGCGGTCGACGCGATCGGTCGGCTCGCGGCCAACAAGCTCGCACTCGAACAGGTGTAGGACCCAACACATGGATCGGGTCCCGCGTGCGCTTCATTTCACGCGAAAGCACCACGCGACACCCCTCGCAAATGAGCGTCACACGCTAACAGATCAGCGCGATTTCTGTTGGTTCGGTACTGACATTCTCGTCTTCAGAAACCTGCTCAATTAGCCGTCGGCCCGGCAAACAAGGGCTTTCCGGCGCTTGGCCCGGATCATGCGAAAGCTGTCGCAACTGTGTTGGAAATGCGAACGAGGCCAGCCATGAACACCCCAACGCTCGATACACGCGACGACGCCCCGCCATCGGCCGCGATTCGCGACACCGCATCATCGACGATCGATCTGCCGATCGGCGCGCATCTGGTCACGCAGCGTAACGGCTACGAACATCACGGCATCTATGTCGGCAACGGCCGCGTCGTGCATTACGCGGGCTTCGCGGGCTCGGTGCATCGCGGGCCGGTCGAGGAAGTCGAACTGGCGCGCTTCGCCGCCGGCCATTCGCTGTCGGTTCGCGCGACGCCTAGCGCGATCTACGGCGGCACGGAAGCGGTGCGCCGCGCGCGCTCCCGCCTCGGCGAAAACCGCTATCGCCTGCTGACCAACAACTGCGAACACTTCTGCGCGTGGTGCCTGCTCGGCGAAAGCCGCAGCGAACAGGTGCATTGCTGCCTGCGCGACCCGCGCACGGGCGTGCGTGCGCTGCTGTGCCTCGTGAAGTCGTTCGTCGAGAGCGGGACGAGGCATCAACAGCGGGCGGCGCAACTCGCGCAACTCGCGTGAGCGCAGCGCGTCGGGAACGGGACGCTTCGAGGAGAAACATCATGGTTGCAGCAGAAAAGACCTTGCACTGGGCCGTCGACAAATGGCTCGCGCCCACGCCGTCGATGCCCGCGCGCGTCGTGCGGTTCTGCCATCGCGCGTCGCAACAGCAGCGCTATGTGTGCGTGCAGGCGTTGAAGCCCGAAGGA
This genomic window contains:
- a CDS encoding PP2C family protein-serine/threonine phosphatase, with translation MTCASQFLWTSSARSDAGRVREINEDACLDEPEAGRWAVADGMGGHAVGDLASRTVIDALTTLAEPQGLRTLIADARARLQIANRQLRDEAARRQVQRIGSTVVALLACDRFCGYVWAGDSRIYLYRAGQLRQLTRDHSQVEELRSLGVITDEEARHHPAQHMITRAVGATDLLELDDDAIEVADGDVFLLCSDGLSNELSDDEIADVLTSAERENACCELVELALARGGRDNITAVVVEAQDPNAADNTLRNPAP
- a CDS encoding lecithin retinol acyltransferase family protein, whose product is MNTPTLDTRDDAPPSAAIRDTASSTIDLPIGAHLVTQRNGYEHHGIYVGNGRVVHYAGFAGSVHRGPVEEVELARFAAGHSLSVRATPSAIYGGTEAVRRARSRLGENRYRLLTNNCEHFCAWCLLGESRSEQVHCCLRDPRTGVRALLCLVKSFVESGTRHQQRAAQLAQLA